In Rhizobium gallicum bv. gallicum R602sp, the following proteins share a genomic window:
- a CDS encoding NIPSNAP family protein, whose product MFYEIRTYRLKNGAIPQYLKVVEEEGIAIQKSHLGNLVGYFYSEIGTINEIVHIWAFSSLDDREARRMRLMADPRWQAFLPKIRDLIEVAENKIMKATSFSPESGDGLPA is encoded by the coding sequence ATGTTTTACGAGATCCGGACTTACAGACTGAAGAACGGTGCGATCCCGCAATATCTGAAGGTTGTAGAAGAGGAGGGGATAGCCATTCAAAAGAGCCATCTCGGCAACCTCGTCGGTTATTTCTATTCGGAGATCGGCACCATCAACGAGATCGTCCACATCTGGGCGTTTTCCAGCCTGGACGACCGTGAGGCAAGGCGCATGCGCCTTATGGCTGACCCTCGGTGGCAGGCCTTTCTGCCGAAAATTCGCGATCTGATCGAAGTGGCGGAAAACAAGATTATGAAGGCAACCAGCTTCTCTCCAGAAAGCGGGGACGGACTGCCGGCATAG
- a CDS encoding ABC transporter permease, producing MSTYSDASSVSAPVPRALRRAGFSGVVPALAFVAIFFIVPVAALLLRSVLEPVPGFGNYAELLGSATYLKIFANTFIVSGLVTAISLLIGFPVAWALAIMPGRLASVIFAILLLSMWTNLLARTYAWMVLLQRTGLINKMLMGMGLINQPLPLVNNLTGVTIGMTYIMLPFIILPLYGVIKKIDPAILQAAALCGASRRQCLTRVLLPLAVPGMAAGALLVFVMSLGYFVTPSLLGGTANMMLAELIAQFVQSLVNWGMGGAAALVLLVVTLSLYVVQLRFFGSQNTGGR from the coding sequence ATGTCGACCTATAGTGATGCTTCCAGCGTGAGTGCGCCGGTGCCAAGAGCGCTCAGGCGAGCAGGGTTCAGCGGGGTCGTCCCGGCTCTTGCCTTCGTGGCCATCTTCTTCATCGTGCCGGTGGCGGCACTGTTGCTACGAAGTGTATTGGAACCGGTTCCCGGCTTCGGCAACTATGCTGAGCTGCTTGGATCAGCAACCTATCTCAAGATTTTCGCCAATACCTTCATCGTATCAGGATTGGTGACCGCTATTTCGCTCTTGATCGGCTTTCCCGTTGCCTGGGCGCTGGCAATCATGCCTGGAAGGCTGGCATCGGTGATTTTTGCGATCCTGCTGCTCTCGATGTGGACAAATCTGCTGGCGCGCACCTATGCCTGGATGGTGCTTTTGCAACGGACGGGTCTCATCAACAAGATGCTGATGGGCATGGGGCTGATCAATCAGCCGTTGCCGCTCGTCAACAATCTGACAGGTGTAACGATCGGCATGACCTATATCATGCTGCCCTTCATCATCCTGCCGCTCTACGGAGTGATCAAGAAGATCGACCCGGCAATCCTGCAGGCGGCTGCCCTTTGCGGTGCCAGCCGGCGGCAATGTCTCACGCGCGTTCTCCTGCCGCTGGCCGTACCGGGCATGGCTGCCGGTGCCCTCTTGGTTTTCGTCATGTCGCTTGGCTATTTCGTTACCCCCTCGCTTCTCGGCGGCACGGCGAACATGATGCTGGCCGAGCTGATTGCCCAGTTCGTCCAGTCCCTGGTCAATTGGGGCATGGGGGGAGCGGCCGCCCTGGTACTCCTCGTTGTAACGCTTTCTCTCTATGTCGTTCAGCTGCGTTTCTTCGGCAGTCAGAACACCGGAGGGCGCTGA
- a CDS encoding ABC transporter permease, with the protein MSAPQILLAEDSANARPAYGNIAAIEQKLGPVELIWGIGAIRKALLIIVLALLWQVYATYLDNPLLFPTLADTLVTLVDRFADGTLPARIWTTLKILLMGYAAGTILAAILTVLAINTRIGTDFLETMTAMFNPLPAISLLPLALIWFGLGASSLVFVLVHSALWAVALNTHSGFLGVSRTLRMVGANYGLSGLSYVVRILIPAAFPSILTGLKIGWAFAWRTLIAAELVFGVSSGQGGLGWFIFENRNLLDIPAVFAGLLTVIVIGLVVENLVFQTIERNTIQKWGMKE; encoded by the coding sequence ATGAGCGCACCACAGATCCTGCTGGCCGAAGACAGCGCAAACGCGCGCCCGGCCTATGGCAACATCGCCGCGATCGAACAGAAGCTCGGGCCAGTTGAGCTCATCTGGGGTATCGGCGCTATTCGAAAGGCCCTGCTGATTATCGTGCTTGCGCTGCTGTGGCAGGTCTACGCCACTTATCTGGACAACCCGCTTCTATTTCCGACCCTCGCCGACACGCTGGTGACGCTCGTCGATCGCTTCGCGGATGGCACGCTGCCGGCGCGCATCTGGACCACCTTGAAGATCCTGTTGATGGGATATGCGGCGGGAACGATCCTGGCGGCCATCCTGACCGTGTTGGCGATCAACACGCGCATCGGCACCGACTTCCTCGAGACGATGACCGCCATGTTCAACCCGCTTCCGGCCATTTCACTTCTGCCGCTGGCGCTTATCTGGTTTGGCCTCGGCGCCTCAAGCCTCGTCTTCGTGCTTGTGCATTCCGCGCTCTGGGCCGTGGCGCTGAACACCCATTCCGGCTTTCTCGGCGTTTCCCGCACTCTGCGCATGGTCGGAGCCAATTACGGCCTGTCTGGCTTGTCCTACGTCGTTCGCATTCTCATCCCGGCTGCCTTTCCCTCGATCCTTACCGGTCTAAAGATCGGCTGGGCCTTCGCCTGGCGCACCCTGATTGCCGCCGAACTCGTCTTCGGCGTCTCGTCCGGGCAGGGCGGCCTTGGCTGGTTCATCTTCGAAAACCGCAACCTTCTCGACATCCCGGCCGTTTTTGCCGGACTGCTGACTGTCATCGTCATCGGTCTGGTGGTCGAAAATCTGGTCTTCCAGACGATTGAACGCAATACTATCCAGAAATGGGGCATGAAGGAATGA
- a CDS encoding ABC transporter substrate-binding protein encodes MLRLLGAAAIAAFFATTLPASAQEKTAISITRQPGILYLASHVMETQKLIEKQAAKEGLDGLGIEWRTFSGGGAQTDALLAGNVDIVNTGSGNLLLLWDRTKGRVKGIIPSSAQPVILVSNDPKIKSLDDIGPSDKIAVPTVGVSTQAILLQMVAAAKYGEDQVRKLDSNTVQLGHPDAVAAIANPNHEVKNHFSAPPFQYIELKQKGVHRVTDSREIIGGSLTQATFFTTTAFAESNPVIIKAVREATKQAVAYIKNDPKGALEAYKTITGDKTSIDDLMAIMNEPGFIDDYRTEPQGTMKFATHLNKIGTLKMQPKAWTDYYLPESADLNGN; translated from the coding sequence ATGTTGAGACTTTTGGGTGCTGCCGCGATCGCAGCTTTTTTCGCAACCACGCTTCCGGCTTCGGCTCAGGAAAAGACGGCGATCTCCATCACACGACAGCCAGGGATCCTGTATCTTGCGAGCCACGTCATGGAGACGCAAAAGCTCATCGAGAAACAGGCTGCGAAGGAGGGGCTGGACGGCCTCGGTATCGAATGGCGAACCTTCAGCGGCGGTGGAGCGCAGACCGATGCACTGCTCGCAGGCAATGTCGACATCGTCAACACGGGGTCGGGTAATCTTCTTCTGCTTTGGGATCGCACGAAGGGCCGCGTAAAAGGCATCATTCCGAGCTCCGCGCAACCGGTCATCCTGGTCTCCAATGATCCCAAGATCAAATCACTCGATGATATCGGTCCGAGCGACAAGATCGCCGTTCCGACCGTCGGCGTCTCGACACAGGCGATTCTGCTGCAAATGGTCGCCGCCGCAAAGTATGGCGAAGACCAGGTTCGCAAGCTCGACAGCAATACCGTGCAGCTTGGCCATCCGGATGCAGTCGCGGCCATCGCCAACCCCAATCACGAAGTCAAGAACCATTTCTCAGCTCCGCCCTTCCAGTACATCGAGCTAAAACAGAAGGGCGTGCATCGCGTCACGGACTCGCGCGAGATCATCGGAGGTTCCCTCACGCAGGCGACGTTCTTCACGACGACCGCGTTTGCTGAAAGCAATCCCGTCATCATCAAGGCCGTGCGTGAGGCGACCAAGCAAGCAGTGGCCTACATCAAGAACGATCCAAAGGGCGCCCTCGAAGCTTACAAGACGATCACCGGTGACAAAACGTCGATCGATGATCTGATGGCGATCATGAACGAGCCGGGTTTCATCGACGACTATCGGACCGAGCCGCAGGGCACGATGAAGTTCGCAACGCATCTGAACAAGATCGGGACGCTGAAGATGCAGCCAAAAGCATGGACCGACTATTACTTGCCTGAATCCGCCGACCTCAACGGCAACTGA
- a CDS encoding ABC transporter ATP-binding protein, with protein sequence MNDAFLQIKGIRKEYGPVVAVHDVNLHVQRGEFLTFLGPSGSGKSTTLYILAGFETPTKGDITLDGKTLLETPSHKRNIGMVFQRYTLFPHLTVGENIAFPLKVRRKSKAEVDTKVKEMLRLVRLEGYEDRKPVQMSGGQQQRVALARALAYDPPVLLMDEPLSALDKKLREEIQHEIRRIHQQTEVTILYVTHDQEEALRLSDRIAVFSKGIIDQIGTGPQLYANPRTRFVAEFIGDSDFISCDLLSCADGKATISLGGSAVFDRIPVHGKAVSNAKGALMLRPERIRLSRHDGGNGVSATVKDITFLGNNIHVATATAAGEALSVRLPFGHEAIAGLNPGDRVHLEFDPGAAHVFC encoded by the coding sequence ATGAATGACGCTTTCCTTCAGATCAAAGGCATCCGCAAGGAGTACGGCCCTGTTGTCGCGGTTCACGATGTCAACCTACACGTTCAGCGCGGTGAGTTTCTGACCTTCTTGGGACCGTCGGGTTCGGGAAAGAGCACGACGCTTTACATCCTGGCGGGTTTTGAAACTCCGACAAAAGGCGACATAACGCTTGACGGCAAGACCCTGCTGGAAACCCCTTCGCACAAGCGCAATATTGGAATGGTCTTTCAGCGCTACACGTTGTTTCCGCATCTGACCGTTGGTGAAAACATTGCCTTTCCGCTGAAGGTCAGACGCAAGTCCAAGGCCGAGGTCGACACCAAGGTGAAGGAGATGCTGCGTCTCGTTAGACTTGAAGGATACGAGGATCGCAAGCCCGTACAGATGTCAGGCGGTCAGCAGCAACGTGTCGCCCTCGCCAGGGCGCTTGCCTACGATCCTCCGGTACTTCTGATGGACGAGCCGCTCTCGGCGCTTGACAAGAAGCTGCGGGAGGAAATTCAGCACGAAATCCGCAGGATCCACCAGCAAACTGAAGTGACGATCCTATACGTGACCCATGACCAGGAAGAAGCGCTGCGGCTGTCCGATCGCATCGCGGTATTCTCTAAGGGCATCATCGATCAAATTGGCACTGGGCCGCAACTCTATGCCAACCCGCGTACGCGTTTTGTCGCTGAATTCATCGGCGACAGCGACTTCATTTCCTGCGATCTGCTGTCATGTGCAGATGGAAAGGCGACGATCTCACTGGGCGGCAGCGCAGTTTTTGACCGGATCCCGGTCCATGGCAAGGCGGTTTCCAACGCGAAGGGGGCTCTCATGCTGAGGCCGGAACGCATTCGGCTATCGCGTCATGATGGCGGCAACGGTGTCAGTGCAACAGTCAAGGACATCACCTTCCTCGGCAATAATATCCATGTGGCAACGGCTACGGCCGCCGGTGAAGCCTTGTCGGTGCGACTGCCATTCGGGCACGAGGCAATCGCCGGCCTGAACCCTGGAGACCGGGTTCACCTTGAATTCGACCCCGGCGCCGCGCACGTGTTCTGTTGA
- a CDS encoding ABC transporter ATP-binding protein, producing MFQSVATSPAHQAIAQAEPLLSVEKVTLRYKTPNLLVTATEQVSFHVRKSDRFVLLGPSGCGKSTLLKAVGGYMKPVAGSIRINGRTVTKPGPDRMMVFQEFDQLMPWKTVLENVMFPLLVARKLQPKEAEEIARAYIDKVKLTRAVDSFPHTLSGGMKQRVAIARGMAMQPDILLMDEPFAALDALTRRQMQDELLQLWDDTKFTVIFVTHSIAEAIKISNRILLLSPHPGRVKAEVVDVDKASNEDGTAAALEGDIHDLLFSEPGHRE from the coding sequence ATGTTCCAGTCCGTAGCAACTTCACCGGCGCATCAGGCTATTGCGCAAGCTGAACCACTCTTGAGTGTCGAGAAAGTTACGCTGCGCTACAAGACGCCCAACCTGCTGGTCACCGCCACCGAACAGGTCTCTTTCCACGTCCGCAAATCAGACCGGTTCGTGCTTCTAGGTCCATCGGGCTGCGGTAAGTCGACGTTGCTGAAGGCAGTAGGCGGATACATGAAGCCCGTCGCCGGTTCCATCCGCATCAACGGCCGGACGGTGACGAAACCGGGTCCGGACCGCATGATGGTGTTTCAGGAATTCGATCAGCTGATGCCCTGGAAGACCGTTCTGGAAAATGTGATGTTTCCGCTGCTGGTTGCGCGCAAGCTGCAGCCAAAGGAAGCGGAGGAAATCGCCCGCGCCTATATCGACAAGGTAAAGCTGACGCGCGCCGTCGACAGTTTTCCCCATACCCTATCTGGCGGCATGAAACAGCGTGTCGCCATTGCGCGCGGCATGGCGATGCAACCCGACATCCTGCTGATGGATGAACCTTTCGCGGCGCTCGACGCGCTGACGCGCCGCCAGATGCAGGACGAACTGCTTCAGCTTTGGGATGATACGAAGTTTACCGTCATCTTCGTCACCCATTCGATCGCCGAAGCGATCAAGATCTCCAACCGTATCCTGCTTCTGTCACCCCACCCGGGGCGCGTCAAAGCGGAAGTCGTGGATGTCGACAAAGCCTCGAACGAGGACGGGACCGCAGCTGCACTCGAGGGGGATATCCACGATCTTCTGTTTTCTGAACCTGGCCATCGGGAGTAA
- a CDS encoding ABC transporter permease — MLLNFDRLGWWKYALLTITILAAAFLLLPIFFIAALSFGSSQWLIFPPPGWTLQWYGELLADRRWLESAWTSFKIASIVTVLSVLLGLVTSFGLVRGTFLFRDALKALFLTPMILPVVVLAVALYAFFLRVGLGGTLAGFVISHLVLALPFSILSISSALECFDKSIEDAAILCGASPLEARIRVTLPAISHGIFSAAVFSFLTSWDEVVVAIFMASPTLQTLPVKVWATLRQDLTPVVAAASTLLILLTILLMALVALARKVLKS, encoded by the coding sequence ATGCTGCTTAACTTCGATCGTCTCGGCTGGTGGAAATACGCGCTTTTGACGATCACCATCCTTGCGGCTGCATTTTTGCTGCTGCCGATCTTCTTTATCGCGGCCCTTTCCTTTGGATCCTCGCAGTGGCTGATCTTTCCGCCTCCTGGCTGGACGCTGCAATGGTACGGGGAACTTCTGGCCGATCGCCGGTGGCTGGAATCGGCCTGGACGAGCTTTAAGATCGCATCAATCGTCACCGTGCTATCCGTTCTGCTCGGCCTGGTGACGTCGTTCGGGTTGGTTCGAGGAACGTTCCTTTTCCGTGACGCACTCAAGGCGCTTTTCCTGACGCCGATGATCCTTCCCGTCGTCGTTCTTGCCGTCGCACTCTACGCATTCTTTCTAAGGGTGGGGCTCGGTGGAACCTTGGCTGGCTTCGTGATCTCTCACCTCGTCCTTGCTCTTCCGTTCTCCATTCTGTCCATTTCCAGTGCGCTTGAATGCTTCGATAAGTCCATCGAGGACGCGGCGATACTTTGCGGCGCCTCGCCGCTTGAGGCGAGGATCCGAGTAACGCTGCCTGCAATCAGCCACGGAATATTTTCCGCCGCTGTCTTTTCGTTCCTGACATCCTGGGACGAGGTGGTTGTGGCGATCTTCATGGCGAGCCCAACGCTGCAGACCCTGCCGGTAAAAGTATGGGCCACGCTCAGGCAGGATCTTACGCCGGTCGTGGCTGCCGCGTCGACGCTTCTCATCCTTTTGACGATCCTCTTGATGGCGCTTGTCGCTCTCGCACGCAAGGTACTGAAATCATGA
- the araD gene encoding L-arabinonate dehydratase, with the protein MKTRRTYEQLRSARWMVPDDQRSFGHRSRTMQMGYDPADWEGRPIIAILNTWSDAQPCHMHFKDRVEWVKRGVLQAGGFPMELPALSLSENFVKPTTMLYRNMLAMESEELLRSHPIDGAVLMGGCDKTTPGLVMGALSMGLPFIYLPAGPMLRGNWAGRHLGSGTDGFKFWDERRAGTISKEEWQGIEGGIARSYGHCMTMGTASTMTAIAEAMGLTLPGASSIPAADAGHQRMSTQCGRRIVDMVWEDLTPDMIVTAAAVENAVTVAMATGCSTNAIIHLIAMARRAGIALELDDLDRIGRKTPVIANIRPSGATYLMEDFYYAGGLRALMKQLGDKLNSSAITVTGKPLTEGLDLVKVWNDDVIRPLSNPVYHEGSLAVLKGNLSPDGAVIKPAACDPKFHRHKGPALVADSYAELKTIIDDPDYPMTPETVLVLRNAGPQGGPGMPEWGMIPMPKALLKRGLRDMVRLSDARMSGTSFGACVLHVAPESYVGGPLALLKTGDIVELDIPNRSLNMLVPDEELALRRQSWKPPAPRYGRGYGFLFSKHIEQADKGCDFDFLKTEFGPQVDEPAIN; encoded by the coding sequence ATGAAAACACGCAGAACCTACGAGCAGCTCCGCTCCGCCCGCTGGATGGTCCCCGATGATCAAAGATCCTTCGGCCACAGATCGCGCACCATGCAGATGGGCTACGACCCCGCCGACTGGGAGGGGCGCCCGATCATCGCCATCCTCAACACCTGGTCGGATGCGCAGCCCTGCCACATGCACTTCAAGGACCGAGTGGAATGGGTCAAGCGCGGCGTGCTGCAGGCAGGAGGCTTCCCGATGGAGCTTCCAGCGCTGTCACTGTCTGAAAATTTCGTCAAGCCAACGACCATGCTCTACCGCAATATGCTGGCGATGGAGAGCGAGGAATTGCTGCGCTCCCATCCCATCGACGGCGCGGTCCTCATGGGTGGTTGCGACAAGACCACTCCGGGCTTGGTGATGGGCGCGCTCAGCATGGGTCTTCCCTTTATCTACCTGCCTGCCGGACCGATGCTGCGCGGCAACTGGGCGGGCAGGCATCTGGGTTCCGGTACCGACGGATTCAAGTTCTGGGACGAACGCCGCGCCGGCACGATTTCCAAGGAAGAGTGGCAAGGGATCGAGGGGGGTATCGCCCGCTCCTATGGCCACTGCATGACCATGGGAACGGCATCGACAATGACGGCGATCGCCGAGGCCATGGGACTGACGCTTCCTGGCGCCTCCTCCATCCCCGCCGCCGATGCAGGTCATCAGCGCATGTCCACGCAATGCGGCCGGCGCATCGTCGATATGGTCTGGGAGGACCTGACGCCGGACATGATCGTCACGGCGGCAGCAGTGGAGAACGCCGTGACCGTGGCGATGGCGACCGGCTGTTCTACGAATGCCATCATTCATTTGATCGCCATGGCACGCCGCGCCGGGATTGCGCTGGAACTGGACGACCTCGACCGCATCGGACGCAAAACGCCCGTCATTGCCAATATCCGGCCATCGGGTGCGACATACCTGATGGAGGATTTTTACTACGCCGGTGGTCTGCGGGCGCTGATGAAGCAACTGGGCGACAAGCTCAATTCGTCAGCGATCACCGTCACCGGCAAGCCGCTTACGGAGGGTCTCGACTTGGTAAAGGTCTGGAATGACGACGTCATCCGGCCACTGTCGAACCCGGTCTATCACGAGGGATCGCTTGCCGTCCTCAAGGGCAATCTCAGTCCCGACGGCGCGGTGATCAAGCCTGCCGCCTGCGACCCGAAATTCCACCGGCATAAAGGTCCGGCTCTTGTGGCTGATAGCTACGCCGAGCTGAAGACGATCATCGACGATCCCGACTACCCGATGACGCCGGAGACTGTTCTCGTCTTGCGCAACGCCGGGCCGCAGGGTGGACCGGGAATGCCTGAATGGGGCATGATTCCCATGCCCAAGGCGCTGTTGAAGCGCGGCCTGCGAGACATGGTGCGACTGTCGGATGCGCGCATGTCCGGCACTTCTTTCGGCGCCTGCGTGCTGCATGTGGCGCCGGAATCCTATGTCGGAGGCCCGCTGGCGCTTTTGAAGACTGGCGACATCGTCGAGCTCGATATCCCCAACCGCAGCCTGAACATGCTCGTACCGGACGAAGAACTCGCGCTTCGCCGACAGTCGTGGAAGCCGCCGGCTCCACGCTATGGCCGCGGCTACGGCTTCCTATTTTCCAAACATATCGAACAGGCCGACAAGGGCTGCGATTTCGATTTCCTGAAGACGGAATTCGGCCCTCAGGTCGATGAACCAGCGATCAACTGA
- a CDS encoding GntR family transcriptional regulator, translating into MDALNDVSPTIALKRTSTSRQLYDVLRGRIISLDLPPGMHLSRSEIALAYGVSQTPVRDALQMLEGEGLVVVYPQSRTEVTRIDLRQARETQFLRLSLELEVIRSLTENQPEAVIKQSDRLVARQETALNVDHDLERFALLDRQFHQTLFEGAGVADLWVLVQSRSGHIDRLRKLNLMDPGKAGTILCSHREIMDNVRGGDIPRAQEAVRRHLTGTLATVDAIREAHSHFF; encoded by the coding sequence ATGGACGCTCTGAACGATGTTTCCCCGACAATTGCGCTCAAACGCACCTCGACCTCGCGCCAGCTCTACGACGTGCTGCGCGGGCGCATCATCTCGCTCGATCTGCCCCCGGGCATGCATCTGTCGCGCAGCGAGATCGCCTTGGCCTACGGTGTCAGCCAGACACCGGTGCGTGACGCTCTGCAAATGTTGGAGGGCGAAGGCCTCGTGGTGGTTTATCCGCAGTCCCGCACGGAGGTCACACGGATCGATTTGCGCCAGGCGCGCGAGACGCAGTTCCTGCGGCTCTCTCTTGAACTGGAAGTCATTCGGTCTCTGACGGAAAACCAGCCCGAAGCCGTCATCAAACAATCCGATCGTCTGGTGGCCCGTCAAGAAACGGCGCTCAACGTGGATCACGACCTCGAACGCTTCGCGCTTCTCGATCGCCAGTTCCACCAAACCCTGTTCGAAGGTGCGGGCGTTGCCGACCTCTGGGTGCTGGTCCAGTCGCGATCCGGGCATATTGATCGGCTTCGCAAGCTCAATTTGATGGATCCCGGCAAAGCCGGCACGATCTTGTGTTCGCACCGGGAAATAATGGACAATGTGCGAGGCGGAGACATCCCGCGGGCACAGGAAGCCGTACGCCGCCACCTTACAGGCACGCTTGCCACCGTCGACGCAATTCGCGAGGCACATAGTCACTTCTTTTGA
- a CDS encoding polyamine ABC transporter substrate-binding protein, with product MKHTFAFTALAAIMALAIPAKAETLVFSSWGGTTQDAQKAAWANPYTEKTGLQVMQDGPTDYGKLKAMVEANQVTWDVVDVEGDYAAQAGKNGLLEKLDFSVIDKSKLDPRFVTDYSVGSFYYSFVIGCNADAVTACPKTWADLFDTAKFPGKRTFYKWSAPGVIEAALLADGVAADKLYPLDLDRAFKKLDTIKSEIIWWSGGAQSQQLLASAEAPFGSLWNGRMTALAKSGVNAETSWEQNITAADSLVVPKGAPNLEAAMKFIALATSAEPQAALAKATGYAPINLESAKLMDAETAKTLPDQQTASQVNADMSYWAKNRDAIGERWYAWQAK from the coding sequence ATGAAACACACATTTGCATTCACGGCCTTGGCGGCAATCATGGCGCTCGCCATTCCCGCAAAAGCCGAAACGCTCGTCTTCTCAAGCTGGGGAGGGACGACGCAGGACGCGCAAAAGGCAGCCTGGGCGAACCCATATACAGAAAAGACCGGACTGCAAGTGATGCAGGATGGCCCCACTGATTACGGCAAGCTGAAGGCCATGGTCGAGGCGAACCAGGTAACCTGGGACGTCGTCGATGTCGAAGGTGACTATGCCGCGCAGGCAGGCAAAAACGGGCTGCTTGAGAAGCTGGATTTCTCCGTTATCGACAAGTCCAAGCTCGATCCGCGTTTCGTAACGGATTATTCCGTCGGCAGCTTCTACTATTCCTTTGTGATCGGCTGCAATGCGGATGCGGTTACTGCTTGCCCGAAGACCTGGGCCGATCTGTTCGACACGGCGAAATTTCCAGGCAAGCGCACCTTCTATAAATGGTCGGCTCCCGGTGTGATTGAGGCGGCCCTCCTGGCTGACGGTGTTGCCGCCGACAAGCTCTATCCGCTTGACCTCGATCGAGCATTCAAGAAGCTCGATACGATCAAGTCGGAGATTATCTGGTGGTCAGGCGGCGCCCAGTCGCAGCAGCTGCTGGCATCCGCCGAAGCACCGTTCGGAAGCCTCTGGAACGGCCGCATGACAGCGCTCGCCAAAAGCGGCGTTAACGCAGAAACCTCCTGGGAGCAGAATATTACCGCCGCGGATTCGCTTGTCGTTCCGAAAGGGGCTCCGAATCTTGAGGCAGCCATGAAGTTCATCGCGTTGGCAACCTCGGCAGAACCGCAGGCAGCGCTTGCGAAAGCCACCGGATACGCGCCGATCAATCTGGAATCGGCCAAGTTGATGGATGCCGAGACGGCCAAGACACTGCCGGACCAGCAAACGGCCAGCCAAGTCAATGCTGACATGAGCTACTGGGCAAAAAACCGGGATGCCATCGGCGAGCGGTGGTACGCATGGCAGGCAAAATAG
- a CDS encoding aldehyde dehydrogenase: protein MQRFQYYIDGQFLDGEARFPSVDPATGKEWADLPEAREGDVDRAVKAAEQALYNGAWSKMTATQRGKLIYRLADLVAANAQKLAELETRDTGKIIRETSAQIAYVADYYRYYAGIADKIEGSYLPIDKADMDVWLRREPIGVVAMVVPWNSQLFLSAVKIGPALAAGCTMVVKASEDGPAPLLEFARLIHEAGFPAGVVNIITGFGTSCGAALSRHPKVAHIAFTGGPETARHIVRNSAENLASTSLELGGKSPFIVFADADLESAANAQVAGIFAATGQSCVAGSRLIVERRIKDEFLTLLKGKAEAIRIGAPLDMATEVGPLATRRQQEHIAALLDKSLQSGARLITGGHRPGGEGFYFAPTILDCDGVNSPSLVNEFFGPVLSVVSFETESEALALANDTHYGLASGVFTQNLTRAHRLMKGIRAGIVWVNTYRAVSPIAPFGGFGLSGHGREGGMAAVLDYTRTKTIWLRTSDDPIPDPFVMR, encoded by the coding sequence ATGCAGCGTTTCCAGTATTATATCGATGGTCAATTCCTAGACGGTGAAGCACGCTTCCCAAGCGTTGATCCGGCCACCGGGAAGGAATGGGCTGACTTGCCGGAAGCGCGCGAGGGTGATGTGGATCGGGCGGTCAAGGCCGCTGAACAGGCACTCTATAACGGGGCCTGGTCAAAGATGACGGCCACGCAACGCGGCAAGCTCATCTACCGGCTCGCTGATCTGGTCGCAGCCAACGCACAGAAGCTGGCAGAACTCGAGACACGCGACACCGGAAAGATCATCCGGGAAACGTCGGCGCAGATCGCCTATGTCGCGGACTATTACCGCTATTACGCCGGCATCGCCGACAAGATTGAAGGATCCTATCTTCCCATCGACAAAGCTGACATGGATGTCTGGCTTCGCCGTGAGCCGATCGGCGTCGTTGCGATGGTCGTGCCCTGGAATAGCCAGCTGTTCTTGTCTGCCGTTAAGATCGGGCCGGCTCTTGCCGCCGGCTGCACGATGGTCGTCAAGGCCTCGGAAGACGGGCCAGCGCCGCTTCTGGAGTTTGCGCGCCTCATTCACGAGGCAGGCTTTCCTGCGGGCGTCGTCAATATCATCACCGGCTTTGGCACGTCCTGCGGGGCAGCACTTAGCCGCCATCCTAAGGTCGCGCATATTGCCTTCACGGGTGGCCCCGAAACGGCGCGTCATATCGTGCGAAACTCGGCGGAGAACCTTGCCTCCACGTCACTCGAACTGGGCGGCAAGTCACCCTTCATCGTTTTCGCCGACGCCGACCTCGAGAGTGCTGCCAATGCCCAGGTCGCGGGTATCTTTGCTGCGACCGGCCAAAGCTGTGTCGCCGGTTCGCGGCTGATCGTCGAGCGGCGTATCAAGGATGAGTTCCTGACCCTCTTGAAGGGCAAGGCAGAGGCGATCCGTATCGGTGCTCCCTTGGACATGGCGACCGAGGTCGGTCCGCTTGCAACGCGGCGCCAGCAGGAGCACATAGCAGCGCTCCTCGACAAGTCCCTTCAAAGCGGCGCCCGCCTAATCACCGGCGGCCATAGGCCCGGCGGTGAAGGCTTCTACTTCGCGCCGACAATTCTTGACTGCGACGGCGTCAATTCTCCTTCGCTTGTCAACGAATTCTTCGGTCCAGTTCTGTCCGTCGTCTCGTTCGAAACAGAATCCGAAGCGCTCGCGCTTGCGAACGATACGCACTATGGGCTTGCCTCCGGGGTCTTCACCCAAAACCTGACGCGGGCTCATCGCCTGATGAAGGGAATTCGCGCCGGCATCGTCTGGGTCAACACCTATCGCGCCGTCTCGCCGATCGCGCCATTTGGCGGGTTCGGTCTGTCCGGGCATGGCAGGGAAGGCGGCATGGCCGCAGTGCTCGACTACACCCGGACAAAAACGATCTGGCTGAGGACGTCGGACGACCCGATTCCTGATCCTTTCGTGATGCGGTGA